In the Oxobacter pfennigii genome, one interval contains:
- a CDS encoding DUF951 domain-containing protein: MPGKFYVGDIVQMRKQHPCGSFEWEVLRIGADFRIKCVSCGRQVMLPRPKFEKGVKKVIKSNAPMEENSQQM, translated from the coding sequence ATGCCGGGCAAATTCTATGTAGGCGACATAGTACAGATGAGAAAACAGCATCCCTGCGGAAGCTTTGAGTGGGAGGTCTTAAGAATAGGGGCGGATTTCAGAATAAAATGTGTATCCTGCGGGAGGCAGGTAATGCTTCCAAGGCCAAAGTTTGAAAAAGGCGTCAAAAAGGTAATAAAAAGCAATGCCCCCATGGAGGAGAACAGTCAACAAATGTAA
- the rpsR gene encoding 30S ribosomal protein S18, with translation MLNKRGNKGRRPKKKVCTFCVDKVESIDYKDVSKLRKYISERGKILPRRISGNCAKHQRQLTISIKRARNIALLPFTTE, from the coding sequence ATGTTAAATAAAAGAGGAAACAAAGGCAGAAGGCCTAAGAAAAAAGTTTGTACTTTTTGTGTTGACAAGGTGGAAAGCATCGACTACAAAGATGTAAGTAAGCTTAGAAAATATATATCTGAAAGAGGAAAGATTCTTCCAAGAAGAATTTCCGGTAACTGTGCAAAGCATCAGAGACAGCTGACAATCTCAATAAAAAGAGCGAGAAATATTGCTCTGCTGCCCTTTACCACAGAGTAA
- a CDS encoding YybS family protein encodes MKNLNTRALVEASLLVALAAVIMLLSAYVPFFILVGVIIWPIPITLLTFKYDLKVSILSMTALLILVSGLIDPYSAFTMGLMYGIPAIVLGFCLKKKYTPFTTVVAMSITMFLAYIAIIQFGAMLMGMDVLKEYFTSLEMTKEMAREMYIKFGMDASQVDQVLDQGLNPEQIRMLLPGLFAITALFGSYMNYYVVGQIFKRLRIDIVRLSPIEEWYIGRNLSFGLFFTFAVTGILYYFKVPNSDMVFNSMYMIFSLSFIVNGLAVVVWYIKSKVLSRKIRAIIYCGMVLYIPLLSQVFLIVGLVDYLFDFRKINLSRWGGRIPPGE; translated from the coding sequence TTGAAAAATTTGAATACAAGGGCACTGGTTGAAGCCTCGCTGCTTGTCGCGCTGGCAGCAGTGATAATGTTACTTAGCGCCTATGTGCCTTTTTTTATATTGGTAGGGGTTATAATCTGGCCCATACCCATTACCCTTTTAACATTTAAATACGATTTAAAGGTAAGCATTTTATCAATGACAGCGCTTTTAATATTGGTTTCAGGCCTTATAGATCCCTACAGCGCATTTACCATGGGCCTGATGTATGGAATACCGGCAATCGTTCTTGGCTTTTGCCTGAAAAAGAAGTATACGCCCTTTACCACCGTAGTTGCAATGTCAATTACCATGTTCCTTGCATATATTGCAATTATACAGTTTGGTGCAATGCTTATGGGCATGGATGTACTGAAGGAATATTTCACTAGCCTTGAAATGACAAAGGAAATGGCCAGGGAAATGTATATAAAATTCGGGATGGATGCAAGCCAGGTGGACCAGGTATTAGACCAAGGCTTAAATCCGGAGCAGATAAGAATGCTGCTCCCCGGACTGTTCGCCATAACGGCTCTCTTTGGTTCATACATGAATTATTATGTTGTGGGGCAGATATTCAAAAGATTGAGGATAGACATAGTGAGGTTATCCCCCATTGAGGAATGGTATATAGGAAGGAATTTAAGCTTTGGCTTGTTCTTCACCTTTGCCGTAACAGGCATACTTTACTATTTCAAGGTACCCAATTCCGACATGGTATTCAACAGCATGTACATGATTTTTTCCCTCAGTTTTATTGTAAATGGATTGGCTGTTGTGGTATGGTATATAAAAAGCAAGGTTTTATCCAGGAAAATCAGGGCTATAATTTATTGTGGGATGGTTTTATACATACCCTTATTAAGCCAGGTATTTTTAATCGTCGGATTGGTGGACTATCTCTTTGATTTCAGAAAGATAAACCTATCCAGATGGGGCGGGAGGATTCCGCCGGGAGAGTAA
- a CDS encoding MazG-like family protein has translation MNDEFDVTGNIKIIEFLKTELIGSVAALYRVLNKGSKITQDALSECLAGIIIIAYILAKRLGIEFSAIDLKVQNQLKIGILEEDEIEKNYNDLSRLLGHLRDRKKD, from the coding sequence ATGAATGACGAATTCGATGTAACAGGTAATATAAAGATCATAGAGTTTTTAAAGACAGAGCTCATAGGTTCCGTGGCAGCCTTATACAGAGTCCTCAACAAAGGCAGTAAAATTACCCAGGATGCCTTGTCAGAATGCCTTGCGGGGATAATCATAATCGCATACATACTTGCCAAAAGATTGGGCATTGAATTTTCTGCCATCGACTTGAAGGTTCAGAATCAGCTTAAAATAGGCATACTTGAAGAGGATGAAATCGAGAAGAATTACAACGATTTATCCCGTCTTTTAGGACACCTTCGAGATAGAAAAAAGGATTAG
- a CDS encoding single-stranded DNA-binding protein, giving the protein MNKVVLIGRLTRDPELRFTAGSGTAVATFTLAVDRQFKNKDGQKEADFINIVVWNKLAELVSNYLVKGRQVAIAGRIQTRSYEGNDGQKRYVTEVVAEDVQFLGTREGTGGGSGSKFPSDDVPGFGGGDNDFSPIDGDDDIPF; this is encoded by the coding sequence ATGAATAAAGTAGTATTAATAGGCAGATTAACTCGTGACCCGGAACTCAGATTTACTGCGGGTAGCGGTACTGCAGTAGCCACCTTTACATTGGCAGTTGACAGGCAGTTTAAAAATAAAGACGGTCAAAAAGAAGCGGATTTCATCAATATAGTGGTCTGGAACAAATTAGCCGAATTAGTTTCTAACTACCTTGTAAAAGGAAGGCAGGTAGCTATTGCCGGCAGGATTCAGACAAGAAGTTATGAGGGAAATGACGGTCAGAAGAGATATGTGACGGAAGTCGTAGCTGAAGACGTGCAGTTCTTAGGTACAAGAGAAGGAACAGGCGGCGGCTCCGGTTCAAAATTCCCATCTGATGATGTTCCCGGCTTTGGCGGAGGAGACAATGATTTTTCCCCTATAGATGGAGACGACGATATTCCATTTTAA
- a CDS encoding Fic family protein, which yields MKIRTPASTESEMIALLSNLEQYVNNDYDNIDPLMKLAIVHYHFESIHPFYEGNGRTGRIINVLFLVLKELLDSPILYLSRFIIRNKSAYYRLLQDIMVKENWEEWILFILQGIEETANETLILIKKINGLLEDTAEKIKAELLKIYSRELVDLIFFEFYTKISYIEDGLGVSRKTASNYLAALEENGFLISERT from the coding sequence ATAAAAATACGTACTCCGGCCAGCACAGAATCAGAAATGATTGCTCTCTTATCTAATCTTGAACAGTATGTTAATAATGATTATGATAATATTGATCCTCTTATGAAATTAGCAATAGTGCATTATCATTTCGAATCCATCCATCCTTTCTATGAAGGCAATGGAAGAACAGGGAGGATAATTAATGTATTATTTCTGGTGTTAAAAGAGCTTTTAGATAGCCCTATTTTGTATTTAAGCAGATTTATTATCCGAAATAAATCTGCTTATTACAGATTGCTTCAGGATATAATGGTTAAGGAGAATTGGGAAGAGTGGATTTTATTTATACTGCAGGGTATAGAAGAGACAGCAAATGAGACTCTAATATTAATAAAGAAGATAAATGGTTTACTGGAAGATACAGCTGAAAAAATCAAGGCGGAGCTTCTTAAAATATATTCAAGGGAATTAGTGGATTTGATATTTTTTGAATTTTATACAAAGATTTCATATATTGAGGATGGACTCGGAGTTTCACGAAAAACTGCGTCAAATTATTTAGCTGCCCTTGAAGAGAATGGTTTTTTAATATCTGAAAGGACCTGA
- a CDS encoding mechanosensitive ion channel family protein, whose translation MGLDEIKAFFNEQNIVVNYGGRILKLLIILIGMKVLTYFGNIIIEKFIQNQKQHKLGMNERKLDTLSELLKSILRYALYILGIINGLDVLGFPIGTLLVGAGLGGVAIGFGAQSLIKDIIAGFFILFEDQFSVGEYVTIENMEGIVEGVGLRITKIKDFSGDLHIIPNGLIGKVTNHSRDNARALVEFDIGYDVNIDKALSVLNKLCEDIKNTNENIIEGPSVLGVTDLGEYGVKLKIAARTKPMEQWGVEREIRKKVKDVFEAENINIPFPTRVIITKNGNNS comes from the coding sequence ATGGGGCTGGATGAAATAAAGGCTTTCTTCAACGAACAAAATATAGTTGTCAACTACGGCGGCAGAATCCTTAAGCTGCTTATAATATTAATCGGAATGAAAGTCCTTACATACTTTGGGAATATTATAATAGAAAAGTTTATTCAAAATCAAAAACAGCATAAATTAGGGATGAATGAAAGAAAGCTTGATACCTTAAGCGAGCTTTTAAAGAGCATTCTCAGGTATGCATTATATATATTAGGTATAATAAACGGCCTTGATGTACTGGGCTTTCCAATAGGCACACTTTTAGTCGGCGCAGGCTTGGGCGGAGTTGCCATAGGCTTTGGTGCCCAGAGCCTCATAAAGGATATTATAGCCGGTTTTTTCATACTCTTCGAGGATCAGTTTTCCGTGGGAGAATATGTGACCATTGAGAATATGGAGGGCATTGTCGAGGGGGTAGGCCTTCGCATAACAAAAATAAAGGATTTCTCAGGAGACCTTCATATAATACCGAACGGGCTTATAGGAAAGGTAACAAACCACTCCAGGGACAATGCAAGGGCATTGGTGGAATTTGATATAGGCTATGATGTAAATATAGATAAGGCACTATCCGTACTTAATAAGCTTTGTGAGGATATAAAAAATACAAACGAAAATATAATAGAAGGCCCAAGCGTATTAGGAGTTACGGACTTAGGGGAATACGGCGTAAAACTGAAAATTGCAGCCCGTACAAAACCCATGGAGCAATGGGGTGTAGAGAGGGAAATACGCAAAAAAGTTAAGGATGTTTTTGAGGCTGAGAATATAAATATTCCATTCCCCACTCGTGTAATAATAACAAAAAATGGTAATAATTCTTAA
- a CDS encoding DHH family phosphoesterase, which translates to MNDYNRILKVLMPNTKIYLIIIAVYTSIIFFYNINLGLAGLVILGALIYYNLLNLKARKNEWTKYIENLSSDLGLATKNAVLNLPLPLIICEEDGTVLWYNKCFGDLYVDTDFLGKKVNEFVKDINLRKILDKNIESLDKILIENKFYSVLINPIKVKEEKKEDKYIVMFYFVDRTDYFKLKEFYNQKKAAAALIEVDNFDEVVKNVDEGNRPELIAQLDKKINSWAAEMNAAIRKYDEDKYVLFMEEKYLNILQEKRFDILDDIRDINLGNKFPATLSIGVGKNGDSPLQLMDFAASSKDLALGRGGDQAVVKDGDKFLFYGGKTREVEKRTKVKARVVAHALANLMDQANEVIIMGHDTPDLDSLGASLGLFRAAKNRGKPAYIILNKPNISIQALLKRLEAMAEYSNIFITSDQAQNRLSKGTLLIIVDVHIKSFTEYPDIVDAVEKVVVIDHHRKSADFIDKAVLTYHETYASSASELVTEILQYISDKIEINSIEAEALMAGITVDTKNFSFKTGVRTFEAASFLRRWGADTMAVKQLLADDLLTYTMRADVVKSAKIIGGNIAIAVCKEAGDNISLVVPQAADELLDIKGINASFVLAVNGRDIMISGRSLGEINVQLILETLGGGGHMTVAGAKLSNVSLEQAEAMVIDAIKKYQEEGEAK; encoded by the coding sequence ATGAATGATTATAACAGAATATTAAAGGTGTTAATGCCCAATACCAAAATCTATCTTATTATCATTGCCGTATATACGAGCATAATATTTTTTTACAATATAAATTTGGGATTAGCAGGCCTTGTAATTTTAGGGGCTTTAATATACTACAACCTTTTAAATCTTAAAGCCAGAAAAAATGAATGGACCAAATATATAGAAAACCTTTCATCAGACCTTGGCCTGGCCACAAAGAATGCAGTTTTAAACCTTCCCCTTCCTTTGATAATTTGCGAAGAGGACGGTACCGTTTTGTGGTATAACAAATGCTTTGGAGATTTATACGTAGATACAGATTTCCTGGGTAAAAAAGTCAACGAATTTGTAAAGGATATAAACTTAAGAAAAATACTGGATAAAAATATTGAATCATTAGATAAAATCCTAATTGAAAACAAGTTCTACTCCGTCCTTATAAACCCCATAAAGGTCAAGGAAGAAAAGAAGGAAGACAAGTATATAGTAATGTTTTACTTCGTTGACAGGACGGATTATTTTAAACTGAAAGAGTTCTACAACCAAAAGAAGGCGGCGGCAGCTTTAATTGAAGTGGATAATTTTGATGAAGTTGTAAAAAACGTTGATGAAGGTAACCGTCCGGAGTTAATTGCTCAGCTAGATAAAAAAATAAACTCCTGGGCGGCGGAAATGAACGCTGCCATAAGGAAATACGATGAAGATAAATATGTGCTCTTCATGGAAGAGAAATATTTAAATATTTTACAGGAAAAAAGATTTGATATCTTAGATGATATAAGAGATATTAACCTTGGCAATAAATTTCCGGCCACGCTTAGCATTGGTGTGGGCAAAAACGGAGACAGCCCTCTGCAGCTGATGGATTTTGCAGCCTCTTCAAAGGATTTGGCATTGGGAAGAGGCGGAGACCAGGCTGTGGTTAAAGACGGGGATAAATTTCTTTTTTACGGAGGAAAGACCAGGGAAGTTGAAAAAAGGACAAAGGTTAAAGCAAGAGTGGTGGCTCATGCCCTGGCAAATTTAATGGACCAGGCAAATGAAGTCATCATAATGGGTCACGATACCCCTGATCTTGATTCTTTAGGGGCCTCTTTGGGACTTTTCAGGGCGGCTAAAAACAGGGGGAAGCCCGCCTATATAATACTGAATAAACCAAATATTTCAATACAAGCCCTGTTAAAACGTTTAGAGGCCATGGCAGAATACAGTAATATATTCATTACAAGCGACCAGGCCCAAAACAGGCTTTCTAAGGGCACGCTGCTTATAATAGTGGATGTCCATATAAAGAGCTTTACCGAATATCCGGATATAGTGGATGCGGTGGAAAAAGTAGTTGTAATTGACCATCATAGGAAAAGCGCCGATTTTATCGATAAGGCTGTATTAACTTACCATGAAACTTATGCATCTTCTGCCAGTGAGCTAGTTACTGAGATTTTGCAGTACATTTCTGATAAAATAGAAATAAACAGTATAGAAGCAGAAGCCCTGATGGCAGGAATTACTGTGGATACCAAGAATTTTTCCTTTAAAACTGGGGTAAGAACCTTTGAAGCGGCATCATTTTTACGCCGCTGGGGCGCCGATACCATGGCCGTCAAGCAGCTTTTGGCCGATGACCTTTTGACCTATACAATGCGCGCCGATGTAGTAAAAAGCGCAAAAATAATAGGCGGCAATATAGCCATAGCAGTCTGCAAGGAAGCAGGGGACAATATATCCTTGGTTGTACCCCAGGCAGCAGATGAGCTTTTAGACATAAAGGGCATAAACGCATCCTTTGTGCTTGCCGTAAACGGCAGGGACATAATGATAAGCGGAAGGTCCTTAGGCGAAATAAACGTTCAGCTTATATTGGAAACACTAGGCGGAGGCGGGCATATGACAGTTGCGGGAGCAAAACTATCCAATGTGTCCTTGGAGCAGGCCGAAGCCATGGTTATAGATGCAATAAAGAAATACCAGGAGGAAGGTGAAGCAAAATGA
- the rpsF gene encoding 30S ribosomal protein S6, whose product MNRYETLFVLIPTLDEEGVKANIEKFKGVIEQGGTVSNIDEWGKRRLAYEINDIGEGFYILINFKANPDLPKELDRIFRISDAVLRHIIINLDEK is encoded by the coding sequence ATGAACAGATATGAAACACTTTTCGTGTTAATCCCTACTCTTGATGAAGAAGGCGTAAAAGCCAATATCGAGAAGTTTAAGGGTGTTATCGAACAGGGTGGTACAGTATCTAATATTGATGAGTGGGGTAAAAGAAGGCTTGCCTATGAAATAAACGATATAGGCGAAGGTTTCTATATACTCATCAATTTCAAAGCTAATCCGGATCTTCCAAAGGAATTGGATAGAATATTCAGGATAAGCGATGCTGTATTAAGACATATAATAATAAACCTTGATGAAAAATAA